A section of the Humulus lupulus chromosome 2, drHumLupu1.1, whole genome shotgun sequence genome encodes:
- the LOC133819369 gene encoding monothiol glutaredoxin-S2, producing the protein MDRVTKMASEKPVVIFSRSTCCMCHTIKTFFCDFGVNPTVYELDEVPRGRELEQALTMLGCSPTVPAVFIGGQLIGGANDVMSLHLKGSLIPMLKSVGALWV; encoded by the coding sequence ATGGACAGAGTGACTAAGATGGCATCCGAGAAGCCTGTGGTGATCTTCAGCAGAAGCACTTGTTGCATGTGCCACACCATAAAGACCTTTTTCTGTGACTTTGGGGTGAACCCAACAGTTTATGAGCTAGACGAGGTCCCAAGAGGGAGAGAGCTCGAGCAAGCGCTCACCATGCTCGGCTGTAGCCCTACTGTGCCGGCGGTCTTCATTGGTGGTCAGCTGATCGGTGGTGCCAATGATGTCATGAGCCTTCATCTCAAGGGGTCCTTAATCCCAATGCTCAAGAGCGTTGGTGCTTTATGGGTTTGA